A genomic region of Raphanus sativus cultivar WK10039 chromosome 6, ASM80110v3, whole genome shotgun sequence contains the following coding sequences:
- the LOC130496483 gene encoding expansin-B4-like: MASPSHRYFAILALFAVSLKFCYSQNVTIDDNGWGYAGVTWYGEAGGAGSTGGACGYGLAVANPPLYAMVSAGGPSLFNNGKGCGTCYQVVCLENPACSRRPIRVTITDECPGGPCASEPAHFDLSGKAIGALAKLGQADQLRAAGVLRIVYRRVPCTYRDSSYSWSTIALHVDAGANPYYIAFVVEYEDGDGDLASVEIQPAGGNFIPMQEMRSAVWKVNSGSPLTGPFNVRLTSGESRKVVVAQAVIPVNWRADATYRSIVNF; the protein is encoded by the exons ATGGCATCACCATCGCATAGATATTTTGCCATCTTAGCTCTTTTCGCAGTTTCCCTTAAGTTTTGTTATAGCCAAAATGTCACAATAGATGACAATGGCTGGGGCTACGCAGGTGTTACTTGGTACGGTGAAGCTGGCGGCGCCGGTAGCACCG GAGGAGCTTGTGGATATGGTTTGGCAGTTGCCAATCCACCGTTGTATGCGATGGTTTCAGCTGGAGGTCCTTCACTGTTCAACAATGGAAAAGGATGTGGAACATGTTACCAG GTTGTGTGCTTGGAGAATCCAGCGTGTTCGAGGAGACCAATAAGGGTGACGATAACCGACGAGTGTCCAGGTGGTCCTTGCGCCTCCGAACCAGCCCACTTTGACCTTAGTGGCAAAGCCATTGGGGCCTTAGCCAAACTTGGCCAAGCCGATCAACTTCGAGCTGCTGGTGTTCTACGTATTGTTTACAGACG TGTTCCGTGTACATATAGAGATAGTTCATATAGTTGGTCTACTATAGCTCTCCATGTTGACGCCGGAGCAAATCCATACTACATTGCATTTGTTGTGGAATACGAAGACGGCGACGGAGATTTGGCCTCCGTTGAGATCCAACCGGCCGGTGGAAATTTTATTCCCATGCAGGAAATGAGGTCCGCCGTGTGGAAGGTAAACTCCGGGAGTCCACTGACAGGTCCGTTCAACGTTAGACTTACTTCCGGAGAGTCTCGCAAAGTAGTCGTTGCTCAGGCTGTTATCCCGGTGAATTGGAGGGCCGATGCGACTTACCGATCGATCGTTAACTTTTAA
- the LOC108811230 gene encoding protein RALF-like 18, with the protein MNLVKFLIISVTILVALSPTLVQSRKTKYDWLGENSIKGGDKETIKMSSGLDVSRRVLQATRYINYDALKHNVPAKQHGQQDRPDNPYRRACTLATGCYRLTH; encoded by the coding sequence ATGAATCTTGTGAAGTTCTTGATCATCTCTGTGACCATCTTGGTGGCTTTATCTCCAACATTAGTCCAATCTCGAAAGACAAAATATGACTGGTTGGGTGAGAATAGCATCAAGGGTGGAGACAAAGAGACCATTAAGATGAGTTCAGGTTTGGATGTGAGCCGTAGGGTTTTGCAAGCAACACGTTATATAAACTACGATGCATTGAAGCACAACGTACCAGCTAAACAACATGGTCAACAAGACAGACCGGATAATCCATACCGGCGAGCTTGTACTCTTGCTACGGGATGTTACCGGCTTACGCATTAA
- the LOC130496190 gene encoding uncharacterized protein LOC130496190 — MDPAAERRDMKRNIEYNNSLQYVADSEYGIPTRCYCGGRMIDEVQGKEERDTLPGKRFFTCINYQADGLHYRQPWVHGVQEEIEKFTNRLEAAEKVIKEVPILNQQIESLEVKRLSGQVDVLSVKVADLEMVCFD, encoded by the exons ATGGATCCCGCAGCTGAGAGAAGAGACATGAAGAGGAACATTGAGTACAACAACAGCTTGCAATATGTGGCTGATTCGGAGTACGGGATACCGACAAGGTGTTACTGTGGTGGGAGAATGATTGACGAGGTTCAGGGGAAGGAGGAGAGAGACACTCTTCCTGGGAAGCGCTTCTTCACATGCATAAACTACCAG GCTGATGGACTCCATTATCGTCAGCCTTGGGTTCATGGTGTCCAGGAGGAGATCGAGAAGTTCACTAACCGCCTGGAGGCGGCTGAGAAGGTGATCAAGGAGGTGCCCATCCTCAATCAACAGATTGAGTCACTTGAG GTTAAGAGGCTCTCTGGCCAGGTGGATGTTCTCAGTGTGAAGGTCGCTGACCTGGAGATGGTCTGCTTCGATTGA
- the LOC130495652 gene encoding glutathione S-transferase T3-like, whose protein sequence is MEPFPQNPQTSPVNQRRKWSTKEDVVLISAWLNTSKDAIVGTDQKAGAFWKRIVDYVNASPQLSGGVPREWSQCKQRWGRINEQVCKFVGCYEAAVREQASGQNENDVMKAAHDIFFNDIGIKFTLEHCWRELRFDQKWKSLGVPKEGPKEKRKEAAEVVAEEEGAEVRPPGVKACKAAKRKRQGYDEIHAMLAVKKEIQQQKLLERLLAKDPTHLTASEITLMEKLISEMI, encoded by the coding sequence ATGGAACCTTTTCCCCAAAACCCCCAAACCTCTCCCGTTAATCAAAGACGCAAGTGGTCAACCAAAGAAGACGTTGTGCTCATCAGTGCTTGGTTGAACACCAGCAAGGATGCAATCGTCGGTACTGACCAGAAGGCTGGAGCTTTTTGGAAGAGAATTGTGGACTACGTGAACGCCAGCCCTCAGCTCAGTGGCGGCGTCCCTAGAGAGTGGAGTCAGTGTAAGCAGAGGTGGGGAAGAATCAATGAGCAGGTGTGCAAGTTTGTGGGCTGCTATGAAGCAGCAGTGAGGGAGCAAGCGAGTGGCCAAAACGAGAATGATGTCATGAAGGCTGCCCATGACATCTTCTTCAATGACATTGGCATCAAGTTCACACTTGAACATTGTTGGAGGGAACTTCGGTTCGATCAGAAATGGAAATCACTTGGTGTTCCCAAAGAAGGTCCCAAGGAGAAAAGGAAGGAAGCTGCGGAGGTGGTGGCTGAGGAGGAAGGTGCGGAGGTTCGGCCTCCTGGTGTCAAGGCTTGCAAAGCAGCCAAACGCAAGAGGCAAGGTTATGATGAGATACATGCCATGCTTGCTGTGAAGAAGGAGATACAGCAACAGAAACTGCTAGAGCGTCTCCTTGCCAAAGACCCTACCCATCTAACTGCAAGCGAAATCACCCTCATGGAGAAACTCATTTCTGAAATGATTTGA